A region of the Apus apus isolate bApuApu2 chromosome 5, bApuApu2.pri.cur, whole genome shotgun sequence genome:
TCTGGGCCCATGCAATAGTGGCCAGCATTCCAGTATTTGCTGTGACTAATGTGTCAGATATTTATGCCATGTCTACCTGCTCTGAATCTTGGAGTTACTCCCTTGGCCACCTGATATATGTCATCATCTATAACGTCACCACTGTGATTGTACCAGTGGCTGTGGTATTTCTCTTTATGATTCTTATTCGCAGGGCACTGAGTGccagccaaaagaaaaaagtcatcATAGCTGCCTTAAGGACCCCTCAGAATACAATTTCGATCCCTTATGCCTCCCAGCGAGAAGCTGAGCTTCATGCCATGCTGCTTTCCATGGTcatggtatttattttctgcagtgtccCCTACGTGACTCTGGTGATTTACCGCACCATACTCAATATATCAGATATTTCAGTCTTCTTGTTCCTCACTGCCATTTGGTTGCCCAAGGTCTCTTTGCTGGCCAAtcctttgttatttttaactgttaacAAATCTGTACGGAAGTGCTTAGTGGGGACAATAGTACAGCTGCACCAGAGGTATAGCAGGAGAAACATGGTCAGCTCGAGTGGTGTTGCAGATGCTAATCTGGAGCCCAGTGTCCGTTCAGGGAGCCAGCTTCTGGAGATGTTTCATATTGGGCAACAACAAATCTTCAAGCCAACAGAAGATGAGGAGAATGAGACTAAATCCATTGGCTCTGGTGActttcagcagaaagaaattcCTACCACCAGTTTAGAGGTTGGAGAGACTTTGGCTCACAAATTTGTACCACAGACAATTGCAGATTCTGCAGCTCAGATGGCATCAGCTGTGCCCACAGAAGCTGATACAGTAAATGATAAGTATTCCATGCAGTTTGGTTTCGGACCCTTTGAGCTGCCTCCACAGTGGCTCTCAGAAAGCCGAAGCAGCAAGAAGCGGCTCCTGCCTCCTTTGGGGAATACCCCTGAGGAGTTAATCCAAACAAAACAGCCTAAGtgtaaagcagaaagaaaaatcagcagaaacaaTAAAGTCAGTATCTTTCCCAAGGTGGATTCTTAGTCATAGCAGGAGCTTTAATTGACAAAGGAAGGTCACCTTCTATTAAATGTGTGATCCCATGGATCTTTGTTATGCTGAAATACGTTACAGACTGATTTTTCCGTGccaaatataatttaaacaaacaaaagggaaatgtatATAGAAGTGTTTCTTACTAATatgttttcatgaaaataatatataaaaatatggtGATTCTTAGCTTTATCTGTGCAATCCCTACAACGACACCTGCCTGATTCACTTTCAAAAAGTCCATGTGGCTTTGGGAACACTTTGTGCGGCTGAAGTATGCCAATACAGCAGTCAGTTTGCTGGGAAACCCCATGTTGTATTGAAATGGACTGGGTGTCAAAGTAACGTAATAGGAAAGGCTGTAGGGAGAAGATGAGACCTAACCTCATGTAAATGGACACAGTAAGATTCTGCACATTTTGTTAATTAAGTAGGATGGGCTattaaatacattcattttctgttaaGCCCATTTCTTGAATTAGTGTTAAAATTAAACCTTGCTGGAGTTTTTGCACAAATTGGTTACCAAGCATCTGCCAAACATCtaaacttttttaaaacctgaacTGCTATTTTTTGGCTTGAAAACTTCAGCAAAGCCAAGGATACCCAAACTGTTATGTGTGTCAAACCTgagaatgactttttttttttttttaataaaataaattattttagttttaagtAAAAATGGGATTGAAGACCTTGCAGGGCAAATCCTTACTCCAGTAAACAAGTATGTATGTGCCAAGGTCATAAATAGGTCACTTTGATCCCATGATAAAGAACATATACAAAGGTCCCAACAGTGTAATATATGTATTTTGCAGGTAAGCAAGGGGTCAACCTTAAAATAGACTCCTCTGCTGGTGCTGTTTTTTATGGGGAAGCtagcaaatgaaagaaaagagtcAGAAATGCTAGTTGCCTTGTAGTGAACTGCAGAGGAAGCTTATAACAGATCCCAAAAGGCAAGGTTTGTTAATGCTGTTGTTCTGCTATTGTCAGAGGTATGGAGGTTTTCCTTCTACCTTCACAGATAGAGATGCCAACCATCCTACTTGGCTTGTCTCACAGAGTGAACTATCCCGGGTATGAACATGAGTTAATACAGGAATCTAGTTCATACAGGAATCTCATGTTCATACAGGAATCTGGTGCCCAATTCCTGAGTGGATCAGAGTCATGCCATCCCTGGTATCAGCACACCAGCCTTTCTGTAAGAGTTCAGGCATTGTACTGCAGGTTGCACCCATGCATCATCACAGGCATCTTGTCTTGTTTATACCGAGTGTAAATTTTAAACTATATCAGTCTGTTAGATGACCTGAAATTATTGTAACCTTGGCATTTTAATCCTTGTTCAGGTGCAAGTAGTCTTTCCTCCTTCTGTATCTGCATTCACTGTTGTCTCTGTGGGTAGTTTCTTAAAAGCACAGTCTTGTAACATCTGTGTACTCTGTGTGGTTCTCCTGTACTTTAGCCCTTCAGTGCATGCTGAACCTGTATCTGTAGTTACTGCCTGTTTATGAAAGCATAGTTTGACAAGGACACGGTGAAGAATCTTGCCAAGTTAACAGTAACTTACTAAATCCAACCAGTTAGTgttaaaagtgagaaaaaattCTGCTGAAGCAGAATTTGGAGGTGTTCTTCCTTTGCCATGTTTGAAGAAAGTCAGCAGCTTCTGATGGCTCCAAGGTGGTTGATTTCTACAAGGCATTACAAGCAAAcgttttaataaaaatgtattttaaaaaaagtttataaatTACTGtgtaaattatgtttttctctaTTTCCTCTTTGGTTTCAGTTCACTTCTTGATAGTTCAAGAATTTCTCAGCTTGGGAGTGAGGAGCAGTATTTGAGGGGTCCAGATGGGTGGTGCAAAACCCACCTGCCCTGCTTCTTAGATAAAGACATGAGAAGGCAGACATAGCTTGCCTGAAACCAGACAGAAGAAATATTCTGGGAAAAAGTGTTCCTTCCCTGGCAGAGGTAGAGAAATACCAcagcagacatttttttcatgtgctgaTAAGTAATTTAATgacatgtttgtttttccaaagttAGTGAAAGAACAGATGTTAGTAAAAAAATCTGGAACACCTTAAAAGCAAAGTAAGAGTTACAGTTTCCTTATGAATTGTGgttaaatttaatatttatggCTACTTACATACATATACTGGTTAAAGTCTCTGTGATTAATGAGTGCACATAAATGGTTACTCAGATCTGAACTCCTTTGAGGAAAGCAAATTTAGTCTTAGCTTTGTCCCTTTCAAATGTCATGTTGAATGAAATGCCAATGATAAATTCAAAGAGACAAATTGCATACATTTAGTTTTATCATATCTGGAAACCAAGAAGTTTGTGAGGGTTTGTTGACTGTTGAGACaaatgtatctttttctttcaaagtggACATGTAAAAACTTGCTTGTATATTTTTAGCAGATTGTATCTGAAGACATTGAAACTTTTTAGCAATAAATTAACTGAGGTGGTTTTCCATACTTGAAGAATTATTTGGGAATGTTGTATTTCAGTCCCTCTTTCAAGTTTATCCAAGCAAATGCTTAAGCAAAAGCATATCTTTGCATATAAGAAAAAATCTATGTAAAATTCATGATCCAGCTTCTGTGCTAGAATTGTCATCAGAAAACACTAATTCAGGAGACTCTTATGCAAGTTGGAATATTTGACTTGTAGAGTATGATTTTTAACTTAGATGCATCTAAGACAGTGGTAACTTTGAGTAATTTCTGCTGTCTGATGGCTTGTTCAAATGATTTCTGCTGGGCAAAATGTTCTCCAGCAtccaatatgaaaaaaaagaaaaatcaagactTGTTTTCTTATGtaccttcacagtaaagataAGCaaaatttgtgggttttttggttttttttttttgttattatagTTGGTTTTAACCACCACAGGTGTTCACTAGATAATTTTTTCTCTCCGGATTATTGATGAAAGAAAGTGAAGTACAAAAAGTGAAGTACTAAGCAAAGCTGTGGGAATTGAGGAAGTGAAAGCCTGAGGTTATTTGGCCTGTGCAAATAGATTTAAAGGCTAAAACTTACTACTGGGGAATAAACCCGgaggaagaaaagtttaaaatcaCTGTTTTCAAATTTGCTCTCTTTTTGCTGGGAAAATGTTCCTGTATCAGTGTACTATATCTTGAAGAATGGAAAGTCAGGCTGTGTTTTCTGATTAGTAGGACTGGGACTTGGCAGCTCGTTTCAGCTAAACAGGAGCTGTCTCATAAGCTGCTGTGAAGGTaaccagctctgcaggtgaTTACATGTCCAGCAAAACTCAGGTAGTTCCTATCATTCATGTCACCTAACCTTGCACTGCATAATTAGATAAAGaatgtaaacataaaaaaagcaaaatccccTGCCTTCTAGTCTTGTTTGATGTAGGTTACTGTG
Encoded here:
- the GPR176 gene encoding G-protein coupled receptor 176; this translates as MGSDRSWVSRNESGHAPYQAVGRAVLLRNASAGPAVWQAGNGSGAAGSPEQSPEQTYRHFTTTVQIVIVVGSLLGNIMVLWSTCRTSVLKSVTNRFIKNLACSGICASLVCVPFDIALSASPHCCWWVYTMLFCRIAKFLHKVFCSVTILSFPAIALDRYYSVLYPLERKISDAKSRDLVIYIWAHAIVASIPVFAVTNVSDIYAMSTCSESWSYSLGHLIYVIIYNVTTVIVPVAVVFLFMILIRRALSASQKKKVIIAALRTPQNTISIPYASQREAELHAMLLSMVMVFIFCSVPYVTLVIYRTILNISDISVFLFLTAIWLPKVSLLANPLLFLTVNKSVRKCLVGTIVQLHQRYSRRNMVSSSGVADANLEPSVRSGSQLLEMFHIGQQQIFKPTEDEENETKSIGSGDFQQKEIPTTSLEVGETLAHKFVPQTIADSAAQMASAVPTEADTVNDKYSMQFGFGPFELPPQWLSESRSSKKRLLPPLGNTPEELIQTKQPKCKAERKISRNNKVSIFPKVDS